Genomic DNA from Caviibacter abscessus:
AAAGGAAATAAAAAGTATAATATATCAAAATATATCAATTATTATCTTTGTTAAGGCAATAATAATTATACTTGGAATGCTTGGCAGTGCAAAATTATGGTTAGCTGTGTTTGGTGATGTAGGGGTATCGTTTGTAGCGATGCTAAATATAAAAAGAATGAAAAAATTTAGGTAGTTTGCATTATTTTGTTAAAGTATTTGCAAAAAATATGCAAAAATGATATCATTTAATCAAGAAAATCGTATAAGCCTTTTAAAAGTGGTAAAGGCGTTTCTACCTTAGAGCCATTAAATCTAAGACTATGATAGAGAAATACTCTTTGTTTTTCTATTATAAACGGTTTTAATAAAGAAAAAAGGAGTATTTTTTTATTGCTCCAAAAGGGAGGATTAAATGTTAAAACGTTTTGGTAAATTCAGTTTAAGAACTGAAATTATTGCAGGAATAACGACATTTCTGACGATGGCATATATTTTAGGGGTAAATCCAGCTATATTATCAGCAACAGGTATGCCAAAACAATCAGTATTTATTGCGACTGCTCTTTCAGCAGGAATAGCTTCAATATTAATGGGAATTATTGCAAATTATCCAGTTGCACTAGCACCAGGTATGGGAGTTAATGCTTTCTTTACATACACAGTAGTATTAACTTATGGTTACACTTGGCAAGAAGGACTAAGTTTAGTTTTCTTATCTGGTATTATTTTCTTAATTATCTCATTAACAGGTGTAAGAAAAAAAATAATTGATTCTATACCTTCATCATTAAAACAAGCAATAGGGGCAGGTATAGGTTTTTTTATTGCTTTTATAGGTTTAGTTAATTCAGGAATAATAGTTAAAAATGAAGCCACTTTAGTTGGTATAGGAAATCTTAGAAATCCTTCAACGCTACTTGCTATAGTAGGACTTCTTATTACAATATATTTAATGAGTAGAAATATTAGAGCAGCTCTATTTTTCAGCTTGATTATAACATCAGTTATAGGTTTAATATTAGGATACATGGGATATGAAAATATGCCGTATTTCTCAAATGTTGTATCTGTAAATTTCAAATATGAAACATTTGGTTCATTTTTACAAGGATTTAAAGGAATAATAGGTAAAAAAGATATATTTATAGTTGTATTTACGTTCTTATTCGTTGATTTCTTTGATACTGCCGGAACGCTATTAGCAATATGCGGTAAAATTGGATTAGTTGACGAAAATGAAAATGTAGAAAATATAAATAAAGCATTACTTGCAGATTCTACAGGAACAATAATAGGATCAGTTCTTGGAACTTCAACAGTTACAAGTTATATAGAATCAACAAGTGGTGTTGCAGCTGGAGGAAGAACAGGAGTTACAGCAATAACAACAGGAGCTTTGTTCTTGCTTTCAACTTTATTCTTTCCATTACTAACGCTTATTACACCAAGCGTAGTAGCACCTGCATTAATATGTGTAGGAATATTAATGGCAACACAATTATCAAATATAGATTGGCATGATTTTACAGCTGCATCATCAGGATTTTTCACAATAATTATGATGATATTAGGATATTCAATAGCTGATGGTATTGCAGCAGGATTTATTGTATATGTTATAACAATGATAGCAAAAGGTGAAGTAAAGAACATAAAAATAACGGTTTGGTTCCTTACAATTATTTTTATACTTCATTTTTCGTTATTAGGATAGTTATTTATAATAAACGTTTACCACACAAATTATTAAATCTCAAAGTTAAGGTACAAATAACAATTTATTTGTGCCTTTTCTTTTTATATAATTTATATAAATAATGTACAATCATTCCCAATTTATCTGGCCTAAACAATTAAACTTAAAATTTTTATGGAAAAAATAAAAAAAGTCCTTGACAAAAGGAAATGAGTTTGGTAATATAAGATTTGTCAACTGGAAAACAGGGGACGAAGGACAATGAAAGAATAAAGAAAA
This window encodes:
- a CDS encoding NCS2 family permease — protein: MLKRFGKFSLRTEIIAGITTFLTMAYILGVNPAILSATGMPKQSVFIATALSAGIASILMGIIANYPVALAPGMGVNAFFTYTVVLTYGYTWQEGLSLVFLSGIIFLIISLTGVRKKIIDSIPSSLKQAIGAGIGFFIAFIGLVNSGIIVKNEATLVGIGNLRNPSTLLAIVGLLITIYLMSRNIRAALFFSLIITSVIGLILGYMGYENMPYFSNVVSVNFKYETFGSFLQGFKGIIGKKDIFIVVFTFLFVDFFDTAGTLLAICGKIGLVDENENVENINKALLADSTGTIIGSVLGTSTVTSYIESTSGVAAGGRTGVTAITTGALFLLSTLFFPLLTLITPSVVAPALICVGILMATQLSNIDWHDFTAASSGFFTIIMMILGYSIADGIAAGFIVYVITMIAKGEVKNIKITVWFLTIIFILHFSLLG